In Candidatus Methylomirabilis limnetica, the following proteins share a genomic window:
- a CDS encoding cupin domain-containing protein, which produces MKIRVERNPSPARLTALKVEDWPTWSKEVSIFPWSYDSTETCYILEGEVIVTPEGWEPVQVGKGDLVTFPVGMACTWDIRRPVKKHYRFD; this is translated from the coding sequence ATGAAGATTCGAGTGGAGCGCAACCCTTCCCCGGCGCGACTCACAGCGCTCAAGGTCGAGGACTGGCCAACCTGGAGTAAAGAGGTCTCCATCTTTCCCTGGAGCTACGACAGCACGGAGACTTGTTATATCCTGGAGGGGGAGGTGATCGTGACGCCAGAGGGATGGGAGCCGGTGCAGGTCGGCAAGGGCGATCTCGTCACCTTTCCCGTCGGGATGGCCTGCACCTGGGACATCCGCCGCCCCGTCAAGAAGCATTACCGGTTTGATTGA